Proteins encoded in a region of the Vicia villosa cultivar HV-30 ecotype Madison, WI linkage group LG5, Vvil1.0, whole genome shotgun sequence genome:
- the LOC131601041 gene encoding mitogen-activated protein kinase kinase 4-like translates to MKPIQLPPPTATGSAAGSPNRPQRRRRDLTLPLPQRDTNLAVPLPLPPSGGSGGSGNGSGGNGSGGGNGGGTNQNQNQQLVIPFSELERLNRIGSGSGGTVYKVVHRINGRAYALKVIYGHHEESVRRQIHREIQILRDVDDPNVVKCHEMYDHNAEIQVLLEYMDGGSLEGKHIPQENQLADVARQILRGLAYLHRRHIVHRDIKPSNLLINSRKQVKIADFGVGRILNQTMDPCNSSVGTIAYMSPERINTDINDGQYDAYAGDIWSLGVSILEFYMGRFPFAVGRQGDWASLMCAICMSQPPEAPASASPEFRDFVSRCLQRDPSRRWPASRLLSHPFLARTGSHQNQSPPNLHQMLPPPPRQMSS, encoded by the coding sequence ATGAAGCCGATTCAGCTTCCACCTCCAACCGCCACCGGCTCAGCTGCAGGTTCTCCTAACCGTCCTCAGCGCCGCCGCAGAGACCTTACGCTTCCGCTTCCTCAGCGTGACACAAACTTAGCGGTTCCGCTTCCGCTTCCTCCGTCCGGTGGTAGCGGTGGAAGCGGAAATGGTTCTGGAGGAAACGGAAGTGGAGGAGGGAACGGAGGAGGAacgaatcagaatcagaatcagcaACTAGTGATTCCGTTCTCCGAGCTTGAGAGGCTGAACCGGATCGGAAGCGGTAGCGGAGGAACGGTTTACAAAGTAGTTCACAGAATCAACGGCCGTGCGTACGCGTTGAAGGTGATATACGGTCATCACGAGGAGTCTGTCCGTCGTCAGATCCATAGAGAAATCCAGATCTTGAGAGATGTTGATGATCCGAACGTGGTGAAGTGTCACGAGATGTACGATCACAACGCTGAAATTCAGGTTCTGTTGGAGTACATGGACGGTGGTTCTCTCGAAGGGAAACACATCCCTCAGGAGAATCAGCTTGCTGACGTGGCGCGTCAGATCCTCCGTGGACTCGCGTATCTCCACCGTCGTCACATCGTTCATCGAGACATCAAACCGTCGAATCTGTTGATCAATTCGCGGAAACAGGTTAAGATCGCTGATTTTGGTGTAGGTAGGATTCTGAATCAAACGATGGATCCGTGCAATTCATCGGTAGGAACGATTGCTTACATGTCACCGGAGAGGATAAACACCGATATCAACGACGGACAATACGATGCTTACGCCGGTGATATATGGAGTCTAGGTGTGAGCATATTGGAGTTTTATATGGGGAGATTTCCGTTTGCGGTTGGGAGGCAAGGTGATTGGGCGAGTTTGATGTGTGCTATTTGTATGTCGCAACCACCGGAAGCTCCGGCGAGTGCTTCGCCGGAGTTTAGGGATTTCGTTTCGCGGTGTTTGCAGAGAGATCCGTCGAGGAGATGGCCGGCATCGAGGCTGCTTTCGCATCCGTTTCTGGCTCGAACCGGTTCTCATCAGAATCAGAGTCCTCCAAATCTTCATCAGATGCTTCCTCCTCCACCAAGGCAAATGTCTTCTTAG
- the LOC131601468 gene encoding uncharacterized protein LOC131601468 produces MVAGKSKDVNVEALTRVAGAIGQAPHVNAGIRGGDELRAFGDFRKINPPIFEGGYGPDKARAWMKEMEGIFQVVNCTDVQKVRFGARMLMKGAEDWWGNTRQRFDEEGTEITWALFRRVFLENYFPEDVRGKKGVRFLELKREEGRYRGKPYDGRKDPKFGSGKKTSGGDTPAKVVCFKCGQAGHKSNVCNAKLKRCFRCGKTGHVMSDCRHKEMVCFNCGDEGHISGQCQRPKKTQASGKVSPLVEGQMDNEDERIEDELLGRVDSSKRLWSTMSI; encoded by the exons ATGGTTGCCGGAAAGAGTAAGGACGTTAATGTTGAGGCACTGACGAGGGTGGcgggtgcgattggacaagcgccgcacGTGAATGCTGGTATCAGAGGAGGGGATGAGttacgtgcttttggagacttccgAAAGATTAATCCGCCAATTTTTGAAGGAGGATATGGACCGGATAAGGCACGAGCTTGGATGAAAGAAATGGAGGGGATCTTTCAAGTTGTGaattgtactgatgtacagaaggttCGGTTCGGTGCTCGCATGTTAATGAAAGGAGCTGAGGATTGGTGGGGTAATACCAGGCAGAGGTTTGATGAAGAAGGCACTGAAATTACTTGGGCACTTTTCCGTAGGGTATTCTTGgagaactattttccagaagatgtgcgtggaaagaaaggaGTGAGATTTCTAGAGTTGAAACGAGAAGAAGGACGATACCGTGGGAAACCTTATGATGGTAGGAAGGATCCGAAATTTGGTTCTGGCAAGAAAACAAGTGGGGGAGacactcctgctaaagttgtgtGTTTCAAATGTGGACAAGCTGGTCATAAGAGCAATGTGTGTAATGCTAAGCTTAAGAGGTGTTTCCGTTGTGGTAAGACCGGACACGTAATGTCGGATTGCAGACATAAAGAGATGGTTTGTTTTAATTGTGGCGATGAAGGGCACATTAGTGGTCAGTGTCAGAGACCCAAGAAGACGCAAGCTAGTGGCAAAGTGTCCCCTTTAGTTGAGGGCCAGATGGATAACGAAGACGAACGCATTGAAG ATGAGTTACTCGGTCGTGTTGATTCGAGCAAGCGTTTATGGAGCACTATGTCAATATAA
- the LOC131601042 gene encoding 4-coumarate--CoA ligase 1-like: protein MTIQKTQEIIFRSKLPNIHIPKNLPLHSYCFENLPKYGSHPCLINAPTGEIFTYDDVELSARRVASGLQKLGIEHGDVIMVLLPNCPEFVFSFLGASIRGAIMTAANPFFTAAEIAKQAKASNAKLIVTQGCYYEKVKDLENVKLVFVDSLPEGENHLHFSELVKAHENEIDEVEVNINPDDVVALPFSSGTTGLPKGVMLTHKGLVTSIAQQVDGENPNLYYHSEDVILCVLPMFHIYSLNSVLLCGLRAKASILLMPKFDIHAFLELVHKYRVTIAPVVPPIVLAISKSPELDSYDLSSIRVLKSGGAPLGKELEDTVRAKFPKAKLGQGYGMTEAGPVLTMCLSFAKEPIDVKPGACGTVVRNAEMKIVDPENDSSLSRNQPGEICIRGDQIMKGYLNDPEATLRTIDREGWLHTGDIGYIDDDDELFIVDRLKELIKYKGFQVAPAELEAIILSHPQISDVAVVPMQDEAAGEVPVAFVVRSNGDIETTEDEIKKFVAKQVVFYKRINRVFFIDAIPKSPSGKILRKDLRAKLAAGIPN, encoded by the exons ATGACAATCCAAAAAACACAAGAAATCATTTTTAGGTCTAAGCTCCCTAACATCCACATTCCCAAAAACCTTCCTCTCCATTCCTATTGCTTTGAAAATCTCCCCAAATATGGATCACATCCATGTCTCATCAATGCACCAACTGGCGAAATCTTCACGTACGACGACGTCGAGCTATCCGCCCGACGAGTCGCGTCCGGTCTCCAGAAACTCGGGATCGAACACGGCGATGTCATCATGGTTCTTCTCCCGAATTGTCCCGAATTCGTGTTCTCCTTTCTAGGTGCTTCTATTCGCGGCGCTATAATGACCGCCGCGAATCCTTTTTTTACTGCTGCTGAGATTGCTAAACAAGCAAAAGCTTCTAATGCTAAGTTGATTGTAACGCAAGGTTGTTACTATGAGAAAGTTAAGGATTTGGAAAATGTGAAGCTTGTTTTTGTGGATTCTTTACCAGAAGGAgaaaatcatttgcatttcagTGAATTGGTTAAGGCTCATGAGAATGAAATTGATGAG GTAGAAGTGAACATCAACCCTGATGATGTGGTTGCTTTGCCATTTTCTTCTGGAACAACAGGGTTACCTAAAGGTGTTATGCTAACACACAAAGGACTAGTCACAAGCATAGCACAACAAGTGGATGGTGAAAATCCAAATCTATATTACCATAGTGAAGATGTGATACTATGTGTTCTTCCAATGTTTCATATCTACTCACTCAACTCTGTTTTGCTTTGTGGTTTGAGAGCCAAGGCTTCAATTCTCTTAATGCCAAAGTTTGATATTCATGCATTTTTGGAACTTGTTCATAAATACAGAGTTACCATTGCTCCTGTTGTGCCTCCAATTGTTTTGGCTATTTCTAAGTCACCTGAGCTTGATAGCTATGACCTTTCATccattagggttttgaaatctgGTGGGGCCCCTCTTGGTAAAGAACTTGAGGACACTGTTAGGGCCAAATTTCCTAAAGCCAAACTTGGACAG GGATATGGAATGACGGAGGCTGGACCAGTGTTAACAATGTGTTTATCATTTGCAAAAGAGCCAATAGATGTTAAACCAGGTGCATGTGGTACTGTTGTTAGAAATGCTGAGATGAAGATTGTTGATCCTGAAAATGATTCTTCTTTGTCTCGTAATCAACCCGGTGAAATTTGTATTAGAGGCGATCAAATCATGAAAG GTTATCTAAATGATCCAGAAGCAACATTGAGAACAATAGACAGAGAAGGTTGGTTGCATACAGGTGACATTGGAtacattgatgatgatgatgaattgttCATCGTTGATAGGCTTAAAGAATTGATTAAATACAAAGGTTTTCAAGTTGCTCCAGCTGAACTTGAAGCAATTATTCTCTCTCATCCTCAAATCTCCGATGTTGCTGTCGTCCC aaTGCAAGATGAAGCCGCTGGTGAGGTCCCAGTTGCATTTGTAGTTAGATCGAATGGTGATATTGAGACAACTGAAGATGAAATTAAGAAGTTCGTTGCTAAAcag GTGGTGTTTTACAAAAGAATAAATAGAGTATTCTTCATTGATGCTATTCCAAAGTCACCTTCTGGCAAAATATTAAGAAAGGATCTAAGGGCTAAGCTTGCAGCAGGGATTCCAAATTGA